One region of Skermanella mucosa genomic DNA includes:
- a CDS encoding c-type cytochrome, which produces MEFNKLSGAVLLGGLIAMMSGFIAEVLVAPEHLEQNAYVVDTSAVTASAPAEEGPAEPEPIAPLLASADPTAGERAARACASCHSFEKGGAAKVGPNLWGVVGGPHGHMEGFAYSAAIADMPGNWDYEALNHFLLNPKQYAPGTKMNFAGIKKPEDRANLIAWLRTQADEPAPLPQ; this is translated from the coding sequence ATGGAATTCAACAAACTGTCCGGCGCCGTCCTTCTGGGCGGCCTGATCGCGATGATGTCCGGATTCATCGCGGAAGTACTGGTCGCACCGGAGCATCTGGAGCAGAACGCCTACGTCGTGGACACCAGCGCGGTCACCGCGTCGGCCCCTGCCGAGGAAGGTCCGGCCGAGCCGGAGCCGATCGCACCGCTGCTCGCATCGGCCGACCCGACGGCCGGCGAGCGCGCGGCGCGGGCCTGCGCCTCCTGCCACTCCTTCGAGAAGGGCGGCGCCGCCAAGGTGGGCCCCAACCTATGGGGCGTCGTCGGCGGTCCGCACGGCCATATGGAAGGCTTCGCCTACAGCGCCGCGATCGCGGACATGCCCGGCAACTGGGACTACGAGGCACTGAACCATTTCCTGCTGAATCCCAAGCAGTACGCTCCCGGTACCAAGATGAACTTCGCCGGCATCAAGAAGCCCGAGGATCGGGCGAACCTGATCGCCTGGCTGCGCACCCAGGCCGACGAGCCGGCGCCGCTGCCTCAGTAA
- a CDS encoding extracellular solute-binding protein — protein MKLLFAVPVLLLVLVSGGHAEDPVIRTHALAEFSTPRYGAGFAHFDYVDPAAPKGGAVVTAEPGSFDSLNPIILRGQVPRGLDIVSETLFTGSGDELDVVYGLLAETAEYPEDKSWVVFNLRPQARFHDGHPVTAGDFVFGWKAIEQHGRPFLKSFLEDIAAVEALDEHRLKVSFKSRGEMKPLIRAAGILTPVPEHWWTAENRDISKTTLEPPLTSGPYRVTAVDPGRSITYGRVPDYWGRGLPINVGQNNFDTVRTDFYRDDDVMFEAFKGGAYDFRQENRAQRWTSGYDIPQVKDGRIEKRTIANERPFGAQGIRFNMRRPQFADPRVRLALSYLYDFEWLQKNILYGQYRRVKSNFPNSDFGASGAPTPAELAILEKYRGRVPEEVFTTAYEPPSTDGSGNNRDNVRKALALFREAGFQTRENKLVDAGTGRQLRIEFLDDNQSMVRVMQPYVTALQRVGIDASIRIVDSAQHQARTDDFDFDAVMVFFNFFPPPGTEQRSYFGSAAADVKGSANYAGIKDPVVDALIEEVVAAKDLETLQATSRALDRVLLWQHAMIPQWYNDQTWIAYWTKFGWPERKPRYEVGFPSTWWSKEAAR, from the coding sequence ATGAAACTCCTCTTCGCCGTCCCGGTGCTTCTGCTCGTCCTGGTTTCCGGCGGCCATGCCGAAGATCCCGTCATCCGGACGCATGCGCTGGCGGAGTTCAGCACGCCCAGGTACGGCGCCGGCTTCGCCCATTTCGACTATGTCGATCCCGCGGCTCCGAAGGGCGGCGCCGTCGTCACGGCGGAACCGGGAAGTTTCGACAGCCTCAACCCGATCATCCTGCGCGGACAGGTGCCCCGGGGCCTAGACATCGTCTCCGAGACCCTGTTCACGGGGTCCGGCGACGAGCTGGACGTGGTCTACGGCCTGCTCGCCGAAACGGCGGAATACCCCGAGGACAAGAGCTGGGTGGTGTTCAACCTGCGCCCGCAGGCCCGGTTCCATGACGGCCATCCGGTGACGGCCGGCGATTTCGTGTTCGGCTGGAAAGCCATCGAGCAGCATGGAAGGCCCTTCCTCAAGAGCTTCCTGGAGGATATCGCGGCGGTCGAGGCGCTGGACGAGCATCGACTGAAGGTGAGCTTCAAGAGCCGGGGGGAGATGAAGCCCCTGATCCGCGCCGCCGGCATCCTGACGCCGGTGCCGGAGCACTGGTGGACCGCGGAGAACCGCGACATTTCCAAGACGACCCTGGAACCGCCGCTCACCAGCGGACCCTACCGGGTCACGGCGGTCGATCCCGGCCGGTCGATCACCTATGGGCGGGTGCCCGACTATTGGGGCCGCGGCCTGCCGATCAATGTCGGCCAGAACAACTTCGACACCGTGCGGACGGACTTCTACCGCGACGACGACGTGATGTTCGAGGCGTTCAAGGGCGGCGCCTACGATTTCCGGCAGGAGAACCGGGCCCAGCGCTGGACCTCGGGCTACGACATTCCCCAGGTGAAGGACGGCAGGATCGAGAAGCGCACGATCGCCAACGAGCGGCCGTTCGGCGCGCAGGGAATCCGCTTCAACATGCGCCGGCCGCAGTTCGCCGATCCGAGGGTGCGCCTGGCGCTGTCATACCTCTACGATTTCGAGTGGCTCCAGAAGAATATCCTGTACGGCCAGTACCGCCGGGTGAAGAGCAACTTCCCCAACAGCGACTTCGGCGCCAGCGGTGCTCCGACGCCGGCGGAACTCGCCATCCTGGAGAAGTACCGGGGCCGCGTCCCGGAGGAGGTCTTCACCACCGCCTACGAGCCGCCTTCCACCGACGGGTCGGGCAACAACCGCGACAATGTCCGGAAGGCGCTGGCGCTGTTCCGCGAGGCGGGCTTCCAGACACGCGAGAACAAGCTGGTCGATGCCGGGACCGGGCGGCAATTGCGGATCGAGTTCCTGGACGACAACCAGTCGATGGTCCGGGTGATGCAGCCCTATGTCACGGCGCTCCAGCGGGTCGGCATCGACGCGTCGATCCGGATCGTCGACAGCGCCCAGCACCAGGCCCGGACGGACGATTTCGACTTCGACGCCGTGATGGTGTTCTTCAACTTCTTCCCGCCGCCGGGCACCGAGCAGCGCAGCTATTTCGGGTCGGCCGCGGCCGACGTGAAGGGGTCGGCCAACTATGCCGGCATCAAGGACCCGGTGGTCGACGCGCTGATTGAGGAGGTCGTCGCGGCGAAGGACCTGGAGACCCTGCAGGCGACGTCGCGGGCGCTCGACCGGGTGCTGCTGTGGCAGCACGCCATGATCCCGCAATGGTACAACGACCAGACCTGGATCGCCTATTGGACCAAGTTCGGCTGGCCGGAGCGCAAGCCCCGTTACGAGGTGGGCTTCCCGTCGACCTGGTGGTCGAAGGAGGCGGCGCGCTGA
- the hisN gene encoding histidinol-phosphatase, which translates to MTASYNTDQPVTPSGGTVDLACRLADAAGSVIRRYFRTPFEVDDKPDNSPVTVADREAEAAIRSILAAERPDDGIVGEEHGTTNPDADWLWVIDPIDGTKSFITGRPTFGILVALLHRGVPVLGVIDQPIVGDRWVGVEGRPTTLNGKAVRVRACPTLGRATLNTTSPDLFGQHDFTAFRRVADEVKLTMYGGDCYAYGLLAAGFVDLVVEAGLKLYDFAALVPVVQGAGGIMTDWAGAPLGPGSDGRVLAAGDMAGHTEALRRLGVMPFG; encoded by the coding sequence ATGACGGCTTCATACAATACCGATCAACCGGTCACCCCGTCGGGCGGGACGGTGGATCTCGCGTGCCGCCTCGCCGATGCCGCCGGCAGCGTGATCCGCAGGTACTTCCGCACTCCGTTCGAGGTGGACGACAAGCCGGACAATTCGCCGGTCACCGTCGCCGACCGCGAGGCCGAGGCGGCGATCCGATCGATCCTGGCCGCGGAGCGGCCGGACGACGGCATCGTCGGCGAGGAGCACGGGACGACCAACCCCGACGCCGACTGGCTGTGGGTGATCGACCCGATCGACGGCACGAAGTCCTTCATCACCGGCCGCCCGACCTTCGGCATCCTGGTGGCTCTGCTTCACCGGGGCGTTCCCGTGCTGGGCGTGATCGACCAGCCGATCGTCGGCGACCGCTGGGTCGGCGTCGAAGGGCGCCCGACCACGCTGAACGGCAAGGCCGTCCGGGTGCGGGCTTGCCCCACTCTGGGACGCGCCACCCTGAACACAACCTCGCCCGACCTGTTCGGGCAGCACGATTTCACCGCCTTCCGCCGCGTCGCGGACGAGGTCAAGCTGACCATGTACGGCGGCGACTGCTACGCCTACGGGCTGCTGGCCGCCGGATTCGTCGACCTGGTGGTCGAAGCCGGGCTGAAGCTGTACGATTTTGCGGCGCTGGTCCCTGTGGTCCAGGGGGCCGGCGGGATCATGACGGATTGGGCGGGAGCGCCGCTCGGCCCGGGCTCCGACGGCCGCGTGCTGGCCGCCGGTGATATGGCCGGTCATACGGAGGCGCTGCGGCGCCTCGGCGTTATGCCATTCGGTTGA
- the nudC gene encoding NAD(+) diphosphatase: MPNKPNFYAGGVLDRVSAQRKDQSWIDAMFAAAETRIVPIWRAQNFVAGGADLPQAGLLSAADLPEGAEYVLLGLRDGTAYFAADLSHVEDPAVHPGLSERGSFADLRSFGPLMAPEEGNILAYARGLTWWHARHRFCGVCGHPTVSAEGGHVRRCTNPDCATPHFPRTDPAVIMLVHDGDRCLLGRQSRFPPGMYSTLAGFVEPGESLEEAVAREVLEETGIRVGEVTYHSSQPWPFPSSLMLGFHAEAVSRDISIEQDELEDAGWFSRDEILTTWGEGGTHRLPRPDSISRRLIEDWLHG, translated from the coding sequence ATGCCAAACAAGCCAAATTTCTACGCCGGCGGCGTGCTCGACAGGGTATCGGCGCAGCGCAAGGACCAGAGCTGGATCGACGCCATGTTCGCGGCGGCCGAGACCAGGATCGTGCCGATCTGGCGCGCCCAGAATTTCGTGGCCGGAGGAGCCGACCTGCCTCAGGCGGGGCTGCTCTCGGCGGCGGATCTGCCCGAGGGGGCGGAATACGTGCTGCTGGGCCTGCGCGACGGCACGGCCTATTTCGCCGCCGACCTGTCCCATGTCGAGGACCCGGCGGTCCATCCCGGCCTTTCCGAACGGGGCAGCTTCGCCGACCTGCGCAGCTTCGGCCCGCTGATGGCGCCGGAGGAGGGCAATATCCTGGCCTACGCCCGCGGCCTGACCTGGTGGCATGCCCGCCACCGGTTCTGCGGCGTCTGCGGCCATCCCACGGTCAGCGCGGAAGGCGGCCATGTCCGTCGCTGCACCAACCCCGACTGCGCCACGCCGCATTTCCCGCGGACCGACCCGGCCGTGATCATGCTGGTCCATGACGGCGACCGCTGCCTGCTGGGCCGCCAGTCGCGGTTTCCGCCGGGAATGTATTCGACCCTGGCCGGGTTCGTCGAGCCGGGCGAGAGCCTGGAAGAGGCGGTCGCCCGCGAGGTGCTGGAGGAGACCGGCATCCGGGTGGGTGAGGTGACCTACCATTCGTCCCAGCCCTGGCCGTTCCCGTCGTCGCTGATGCTGGGCTTCCACGCCGAGGCGGTGAGCCGGGACATCAGCATCGAGCAGGACGAACTGGAAGATGCCGGCTGGTTCAGCCGCGACGAGATCCTGACCACGTGGGGCGAGGGCGGGACCCACCGCCTGCCGCGCCCCGACTCGATCTCGCGCCGGCTGATCGAGGACTGGCTGCACGGCTGA
- a CDS encoding YbaB/EbfC family nucleoid-associated protein encodes MKNLGQMMKQAQEMQTRMQQMQDALAEVEVTGQSGAGMVNVTLNGKGEMKKLKLDKSVVDPDDVEVIEDLIVAAFNDAKLKVEQHVAEETQKLMGGMKLPPGMKLPF; translated from the coding sequence ATGAAGAATCTCGGCCAAATGATGAAGCAGGCCCAGGAAATGCAGACCCGCATGCAGCAGATGCAGGACGCGCTGGCCGAGGTCGAAGTCACCGGCCAGTCCGGCGCCGGGATGGTCAACGTCACGCTCAACGGCAAGGGCGAGATGAAGAAGCTCAAGCTGGACAAGTCCGTGGTCGATCCCGACGACGTCGAGGTGATCGAGGACCTGATCGTCGCCGCCTTCAACGACGCCAAGCTGAAGGTCGAGCAGCATGTCGCCGAGGAGACCCAGAAGCTGATGGGCGGCATGAAGCTTCCGCCCGGCATGAAGCTGCCGTTCTGA
- a CDS encoding prephenate dehydratase produces MSRSSLIAFQGSPGAYSDLSCRNVFPDRKTLPCATFEDVFAAVHGGEAELGMIPVENSVAGRVADNHHLLPQGGLHIIGEHYQRVNHHLLAPPGATLDTIKVVRSHIQALSQCRKVTRALGLREITHADTAGAAAEIAQRGDVTEAAIASELAGEIYGLKSLKQGIEDAEHNTTRFLIMAREPIHPAPHSGPVVTTFVFRVRSVPASLYKAMGGFATNGVNMTKLESYMVDGRFTAAQFYVDVEGHPEERPLRLALEELEFFAREVKILGVYPAHPFRREQSQAHGDD; encoded by the coding sequence ATGTCCAGATCCAGCCTGATCGCCTTCCAGGGTTCGCCCGGCGCCTACTCCGACCTGTCCTGCCGCAACGTCTTCCCCGACCGGAAGACCCTGCCCTGCGCCACCTTCGAGGACGTCTTCGCCGCGGTGCATGGGGGAGAGGCCGAACTGGGCATGATCCCGGTCGAGAACTCGGTCGCGGGGCGGGTCGCCGACAACCACCACCTGCTGCCCCAGGGCGGGCTGCACATCATCGGCGAGCACTATCAGCGGGTGAACCATCACCTTCTGGCGCCGCCGGGGGCCACGCTCGACACCATCAAGGTGGTGCGCAGCCACATCCAGGCCCTGTCCCAGTGCCGCAAGGTGACCCGGGCGCTGGGCCTGCGCGAGATCACCCATGCCGACACCGCGGGCGCCGCGGCCGAGATCGCCCAGCGCGGCGACGTCACGGAAGCCGCCATCGCTTCGGAGCTGGCCGGCGAGATCTACGGCCTGAAGTCCCTGAAGCAGGGGATCGAGGACGCCGAGCACAATACCACCCGGTTCCTGATCATGGCGCGGGAGCCGATCCATCCCGCACCCCATTCCGGCCCGGTGGTGACGACCTTCGTGTTCCGGGTCCGCAGCGTGCCGGCGTCGCTCTACAAGGCGATGGGCGGGTTCGCGACCAACGGCGTCAACATGACCAAGCTGGAAAGCTACATGGTGGACGGCCGCTTCACCGCCGCCCAGTTCTACGTGGACGTCGAGGGCCACCCGGAGGAGCGCCCCCTGCGCCTGGCGCTGGAGGAATTGGAGTTCTTCGCCCGCGAGGTGAAGATCCTGGGCGTCTACCCGGCCCATCCCTTCCGCCGCGAGCAGAGCCAGGCCCACGGCGACGATTGA
- a CDS encoding DNA polymerase III subunit gamma/tau: MTDQTLPPLTSAPADGASEAGGKAYRVLARKYRPRDFSELVGQEALVRTLTNAIRSGRLAHAFMLTGVRGVGKTTTARIIARALNCTGPDGTGGPTITPCGVCDNCRSITADRHVDVMEMDAASRTGVDDIREIIDGVRYGPVSARYKVYIIDEVHMLTKNAFNALLKTLEEPPEHVKFIFATTEIRKVPVTVLSRCQRFDLRRIDSQTLVKHFNRVAEAEGVTVEPDAMALIARAADGSARDGLSLLDQAIALGGERLTAVQVRDMLGLADRARVVDLFESAMTGQPRDALDILSDLHRSGADPVVVLQDLLDFTHFLTRFKVVPETATDPGTPETERVRGGELSGKLGMPALTRAWQILLKGLGEVQSAPVPFDAAEMVLVRLAYSADLPNPADLIRQLQGGAASGGPAGGNGGGGAGGGGGGARANGPALAVAHSAPPRVQSGSAQPAAETAVTAQAAPEQAPSEQAGEAEPLPEPKTFREVVELFGEMREGSLYGQLYSSVHCVRCEPGRLEIRPKDRAMAELSGRVGKLLTEWTGRRWMVTISGAPGEPTLGEQDRNAKTRAREEAARHPVVRAVLDIFPGSEISEVRDLTEPEPTSDGALAEDALETDFYEEAPSDLDDIGEF; the protein is encoded by the coding sequence TTGACCGACCAGACCCTCCCCCCCCTGACCTCCGCGCCGGCCGACGGCGCGTCCGAAGCCGGCGGCAAGGCCTATCGGGTCCTGGCGCGCAAGTACCGTCCGCGCGACTTCTCCGAACTGGTGGGCCAGGAGGCTCTGGTCCGCACGCTGACCAACGCCATCCGCTCGGGCCGCCTGGCCCATGCCTTCATGCTGACCGGCGTGCGCGGGGTGGGCAAGACCACGACCGCCCGCATCATCGCCCGCGCGCTGAACTGCACCGGCCCGGACGGGACCGGTGGGCCGACCATCACGCCCTGCGGCGTCTGCGACAATTGCCGCAGCATCACCGCCGACCGGCACGTGGACGTGATGGAAATGGACGCCGCCAGCCGGACCGGCGTGGACGACATCCGCGAGATCATCGACGGCGTGCGCTACGGCCCGGTGTCGGCGCGCTACAAGGTCTACATCATCGACGAAGTCCACATGCTCACCAAGAACGCCTTCAACGCCCTGTTGAAGACGCTTGAGGAGCCGCCCGAGCATGTGAAATTCATCTTCGCTACGACGGAGATCCGCAAGGTTCCGGTCACCGTGCTGTCGCGCTGCCAGCGATTCGACCTGCGCCGGATCGACAGCCAGACGCTGGTGAAGCATTTCAACCGCGTCGCCGAGGCGGAAGGCGTGACGGTCGAGCCGGACGCCATGGCGCTGATCGCGCGGGCCGCCGACGGCTCGGCGCGCGACGGGCTCAGCCTGCTCGACCAGGCGATCGCGCTGGGCGGGGAACGGCTGACCGCGGTCCAGGTGCGCGACATGCTGGGCCTGGCCGACCGCGCCCGGGTGGTCGACCTGTTCGAGTCGGCGATGACCGGGCAGCCGCGCGACGCGCTGGACATCCTGTCCGACCTGCACCGCAGCGGCGCCGACCCGGTCGTGGTGCTCCAGGACCTGCTCGATTTCACCCATTTCCTGACCCGCTTCAAGGTGGTGCCGGAGACCGCGACCGACCCGGGGACGCCGGAGACGGAACGGGTCCGTGGCGGCGAACTGTCGGGCAAGCTGGGCATGCCCGCGCTGACCCGGGCCTGGCAGATCCTGCTGAAGGGCCTGGGCGAGGTGCAGAGCGCGCCGGTGCCGTTCGACGCGGCCGAGATGGTGCTGGTGCGCCTGGCCTATTCCGCCGACCTGCCCAACCCGGCCGACCTGATCCGCCAGCTCCAGGGCGGCGCAGCCTCGGGCGGGCCGGCCGGCGGCAACGGCGGCGGAGGGGCCGGTGGAGGGGGCGGCGGTGCCCGGGCAAACGGGCCGGCGCTGGCGGTCGCCCACTCGGCCCCGCCCCGCGTCCAGTCCGGTTCGGCCCAGCCGGCGGCGGAAACTGCCGTGACGGCGCAGGCCGCCCCCGAGCAGGCCCCTTCGGAACAGGCCGGAGAGGCGGAACCGCTGCCGGAACCGAAGACCTTCCGCGAGGTGGTCGAGTTGTTCGGCGAGATGCGTGAGGGCTCGCTGTACGGCCAGCTCTACAGCAGCGTCCACTGCGTCCGGTGCGAGCCGGGCCGGCTGGAGATCCGCCCGAAGGACCGCGCCATGGCGGAGCTTTCCGGCCGGGTCGGCAAGCTGCTGACGGAATGGACCGGCCGGCGCTGGATGGTCACGATCTCCGGCGCCCCCGGCGAGCCGACCCTGGGCGAGCAGGACCGCAACGCCAAGACCCGGGCGCGCGAGGAGGCGGCACGGCATCCGGTGGTGCGCGCGGTGCTCGACATCTTCCCCGGTTCCGAGATATCCGAAGTGCGCGATTTGACGGAACCGGAACCCACCTCCGACGGAGCGCTTGCGGAAGACGCCCTTGAGACCGATTTCTACGAGGAAGCCCCGTCCGACCTGGACGACATAGGAGAATTTTAA
- the recR gene encoding recombination mediator RecR: protein MSSSEIDRLIQLLAKLPGLGPRSARRAALHLIKRRESLLGPLADAMHEAADAIKTCSVCGNLDTRDPCSVCADPRRDGALICVVEEVGDLWALERTGSFKGLYHVLGGTLSALEGIGPDDLNVTGLINRARRPEVTEVILAMNATVEGQTTAHYITDRLADCDVTVSRLAHGVPVGGELDYLDDGTLTAALRSRRPF from the coding sequence TTGAGCAGTTCCGAGATCGACCGCCTGATCCAACTCCTGGCCAAGCTGCCCGGGCTGGGGCCGCGATCCGCGCGGCGGGCGGCGCTGCACCTGATCAAGCGGCGCGAAAGCCTGCTGGGCCCGCTGGCCGACGCCATGCACGAGGCGGCGGACGCTATCAAGACCTGCTCGGTGTGCGGCAACCTCGACACCCGCGATCCCTGCTCCGTCTGCGCCGATCCAAGGCGCGACGGCGCCCTGATCTGCGTGGTGGAGGAGGTCGGCGACCTGTGGGCGCTGGAGCGCACCGGCTCCTTCAAGGGCCTCTACCACGTGCTGGGCGGCACCCTGTCGGCGCTGGAAGGCATCGGCCCCGACGACCTCAACGTCACCGGCCTGATCAACCGCGCCCGCCGGCCGGAGGTGACGGAAGTGATCCTGGCGATGAACGCCACGGTCGAGGGCCAGACCACCGCCCACTACATCACCGACCGGCTGGCCGACTGCGACGTGACGGTATCTCGTCTGGCCCACGGCGTGCCTGTGGGCGGCGAGCTTGACTACCTGGACGACGGGACCCTGACTGCGGCGCTCCGGTCCCGGCGCCCGTTCTAG
- a CDS encoding carbonic anhydrase: MENVRSCHHGCADAHAGHPRRTFLKLASLGAGAALMSAGLPVSAARAGGKAEVLLLSCMDYRLLDDIARYMDGRGLTDKYDHVILAGASLGALVDAKPEWGATFWGHVDAAKKLHDIHKVMIIDHRDCGAYKLFLGPETAKDTETETKAHAQQLRKLAAAISAKHPDLAVELLLMALDGKVEAIPLAA, encoded by the coding sequence GTGGAAAACGTCCGCTCCTGTCATCATGGCTGCGCCGACGCGCATGCCGGGCATCCCCGTCGTACATTCCTGAAACTGGCGTCGCTCGGGGCCGGAGCCGCCCTCATGTCGGCCGGCCTGCCGGTGTCGGCGGCGCGGGCCGGGGGCAAGGCCGAGGTCCTTCTCCTGAGCTGCATGGACTACCGCCTGCTCGACGACATCGCGCGCTACATGGACGGGCGCGGCCTGACCGACAAATACGACCATGTCATCCTGGCCGGCGCCTCGCTCGGCGCTCTGGTCGACGCCAAGCCGGAGTGGGGAGCCACATTCTGGGGGCATGTGGACGCCGCGAAGAAGCTGCACGACATCCACAAGGTCATGATCATCGACCACCGCGACTGCGGCGCCTACAAGCTGTTCCTCGGTCCGGAAACGGCCAAGGATACGGAGACGGAGACCAAGGCCCACGCCCAGCAACTCCGCAAGCTAGCCGCGGCGATCTCGGCCAAGCATCCCGACCTCGCGGTGGAGTTGCTGCTGATGGCTCTGGACGGCAAGGTCGAGGCCATCCCGCTCGCCGCCTAG
- a CDS encoding 3-deoxy-manno-octulosonate cytidylyltransferase produces the protein MKNPGIPGNGPGNPVIIVPARLASTRLPGKPLADINGEPMIVHVWRRATEAEIGPVLVACAEAEIADAVTKAGGQAVLTRPDHPSGSDRIFEALQSFDPEGRFDAVVNVQGDLPTISPATIRAAYALLDEPGVDIGTLAVEIEDATERGNPNVVKAVVERAPGALRGRALYFTRATAPTGEAPLLHHIGLYAYRRSALARFVSLPPSHLEQQERLEQLRALAAGMRIDVAVVDAVPLGVDTPADLARARVLLKR, from the coding sequence GTGAAAAATCCGGGAATCCCGGGCAACGGGCCGGGCAATCCGGTCATCATCGTGCCCGCGCGACTCGCGTCCACGCGGCTGCCCGGCAAGCCGCTGGCCGACATCAACGGCGAGCCGATGATCGTCCATGTCTGGCGCCGCGCCACCGAGGCCGAGATCGGCCCGGTCCTGGTCGCCTGCGCGGAGGCCGAGATCGCCGACGCGGTCACCAAGGCCGGCGGCCAGGCCGTGCTGACCCGGCCGGACCATCCCTCCGGCTCCGACCGGATCTTCGAGGCGCTTCAGTCCTTCGACCCGGAGGGCAGGTTCGACGCGGTGGTCAATGTCCAGGGCGACCTGCCCACGATATCTCCCGCTACGATCCGCGCCGCCTACGCGCTGCTGGACGAGCCCGGGGTCGACATCGGCACGCTGGCGGTGGAGATCGAGGACGCGACCGAGCGCGGCAATCCTAACGTGGTCAAGGCGGTGGTCGAGCGGGCGCCGGGCGCCCTGCGCGGCCGGGCGCTCTATTTCACCCGCGCCACCGCGCCGACCGGGGAAGCGCCGCTGCTGCACCATATAGGCCTCTACGCCTACCGGCGCTCGGCCCTGGCCCGATTCGTGTCGCTGCCGCCGTCGCACCTGGAACAGCAGGAGCGGCTGGAGCAGTTGCGCGCCTTGGCCGCAGGCATGCGGATCGACGTGGCCGTCGTTGACGCGGTTCCGCTCGGCGTCGATACTCCCGCCGACCTCGCCCGCGCCCGGGTGCTTCTCAAGCGCTGA
- the rmuC gene encoding DNA recombination protein RmuC — MPFALDVLSLILGFVFGAGIVLLLRSGGIGQAEAGRLAAEADFALRQNDDLRADLAERDRVLSALRAELGRAQTGHAQLQTRLEQERLASAEKIALLERAEAKLSDAFKALSAEALRSNNQSFLDLARTTLERFQENARGDLEQRQAAISDLVAPVRQSLEKMDGQIQTLEKERIGAYEGLKQQVLSLLDSQRELRGETASLVRALRSPVARGRWGEIQLKRVVEMAGMVDHCDFFEQQTVTGDQGNKLRPDMVVKLPGNKTIVVDAKAPVEAYLDANGSAEDAGRRDALIRHARHVREHMKQLGGKAYWDQFAASPEFVVLFLPGENFFSAALEHDPSLIEAGIDNGVILATPTTLIALLRAVAYGWRQEHLARNAREISDLGAELYKRLGDLGGHMDRLGSQLGKAVDCYNGAVGTLETRVLVSARRFRDLHVAPNNAELPELQPLDQAPRSLQAQEWRLPAPLP; from the coding sequence ATGCCGTTCGCGCTCGACGTGCTGTCGCTGATCCTGGGCTTCGTCTTCGGAGCCGGAATCGTCCTGCTGCTGCGCAGCGGCGGCATCGGCCAGGCGGAGGCCGGCCGGCTCGCGGCGGAGGCGGACTTCGCGTTGCGCCAGAACGACGACCTGCGGGCCGATCTGGCGGAGCGGGACCGGGTGCTCTCCGCGCTCCGCGCGGAGCTCGGGCGCGCCCAGACCGGCCATGCGCAGCTCCAGACCCGGCTGGAACAGGAGCGGCTCGCCTCGGCCGAGAAGATCGCCCTGCTGGAGCGTGCCGAAGCGAAGCTGTCCGACGCCTTCAAGGCGCTGTCGGCCGAAGCGTTGCGCAGCAACAACCAGAGCTTCCTCGATCTCGCCCGCACCACGCTGGAGCGCTTCCAGGAGAATGCCCGCGGCGACCTTGAGCAGCGGCAGGCGGCGATCTCCGACTTGGTGGCGCCGGTGCGCCAATCGCTGGAGAAGATGGACGGCCAGATCCAGACCCTGGAGAAGGAGCGGATCGGCGCCTACGAAGGCTTGAAGCAGCAGGTGCTCTCCCTGCTGGACAGCCAGCGCGAGCTGCGCGGCGAGACGGCCAGCCTCGTCCGGGCGCTGCGCTCGCCGGTCGCCCGCGGCCGCTGGGGCGAGATCCAGCTGAAGCGGGTGGTCGAGATGGCCGGCATGGTCGACCATTGCGATTTCTTCGAGCAGCAGACGGTGACCGGCGACCAGGGCAACAAGCTGCGCCCCGACATGGTGGTCAAGCTGCCGGGCAACAAGACCATCGTCGTGGACGCCAAGGCTCCGGTCGAAGCCTATCTCGACGCCAACGGCTCGGCCGAGGATGCCGGCCGGCGCGACGCCCTGATCCGGCATGCCCGCCACGTGCGGGAGCACATGAAGCAGTTGGGCGGCAAGGCCTACTGGGACCAGTTCGCCGCCTCGCCGGAATTCGTCGTGCTGTTCCTGCCCGGCGAGAACTTCTTCAGCGCGGCGCTGGAGCATGATCCGAGCCTGATCGAGGCCGGCATCGACAACGGCGTGATCCTGGCGACGCCGACGACGCTGATCGCGCTGCTGCGCGCCGTGGCCTACGGCTGGCGGCAGGAGCACCTGGCCCGCAACGCGCGGGAGATCAGCGACCTGGGCGCGGAGCTGTACAAGCGCCTGGGCGACCTGGGCGGCCACATGGACCGGCTGGGCAGCCAGCTCGGCAAGGCGGTGGACTGCTACAACGGCGCGGTCGGCACGCTGGAGACCCGCGTGCTGGTCAGCGCGCGGCGCTTCCGCGACCTCCACGTGGCGCCGAACAACGCGGAACTGCCCGAACTCCAGCCGCTCGACCAGGCGCCGCGAAGCCTCCAGGCCCAGGAATGGCGGCTGCCCGCCCCGCTTCCCTGA